The window CATAATTTTGAACCATTGACCGGCAGAATTCATATGCCACCACCAATTCACCAGACATTCGAAGGAAATAATTTTGTGATTTGTTCATTCGTTCCTCGTTTGTACGATTATCATCCACAGGCAATTCCTGCGCCTTATCACCATAGCAATATTGATTCCGATGAAATTTTGTATTACGTGGATGGAAATTTCATGAGCAGAAACAATATTCAAAAGGGACAGTTGACTCTGCATCCTGCCGGTATTCCTCATGGACCTCATCCGGGTGCGATTGAAAGAAGTATTGGACAGAAAGAAACGAAAGAGTTAGCAGTGATGATTGATCCTTTTCATCCGGTCATGATTACTCAAACCGCGATCGAATTGCAAGTGCCGGAATATTATTTGTCATGGCTTGAAAATCCAAAAAATGTTAAAACAGAATCCATAAATTAAAAAATCATACTCATCACCAATGGAAACACAAACAACAAAAAAAGCGGAACCTAAAATTACAGAGGATTTCCTTCCCATCCAGGGAACCGATTACATCGAATTTTATGTTGGCAATGCAAAACAGGCTGCACATTATTACAAAACAGCTTTTGGATTCCAGTCACTCGCTTATGCAGGATTAGAAAGCGGTTTGCGTGACAGAACATCTTATGTGCTCCGCCAGGGAAAGATTACACTTGTACTCACCACACCTTTGAATAGTCAGTCACCTGTTTCTGAACATATCAAAAAGCATGGTGACGGTGTAAAAGTGATCGCTTTCCTGGTAGATGATGCGGAGAAATCCTTCAATGAAACTGTAAAGCGGGGCGCAAAACCTTATCTTGAACCAACTATCGAAAAGGACGATGATGGTTATGTAAAACGTGCCGGTATCTATACTTATGGTGAGACGATCCATATGTTTGTAGAAAGACGAAATTATAAAGGCTTGTTTTTGCCATCTTTTGTGAAATGGGAATCAGAATACAACCCTACAGAGATTGGATTGAAATACGTCGATCATTGTGTTGGAAATGTTGAATTGGGACAAATGAATACCTGGGCCAGATTTTATGAAGATGTTTTAGGTTTCAGAAATCTTATTACCTTCGATGATAAGGATATTTCAACGGAATATACTGCCCTGATGAGTAAGGTGATGATGAATGGGAATGGACGAATTAAATTCCCGATCAATGAACCCGCGATGGGCAAAAAGAAAAGCCAGATTGAAGAGTACCTTGATTTCTATGAAGGAGCCGGTTGTCAACACATCGCTG of the Bacteroidota bacterium genome contains:
- the hppD gene encoding 4-hydroxyphenylpyruvate dioxygenase, producing the protein METQTTKKAEPKITEDFLPIQGTDYIEFYVGNAKQAAHYYKTAFGFQSLAYAGLESGLRDRTSYVLRQGKITLVLTTPLNSQSPVSEHIKKHGDGVKVIAFLVDDAEKSFNETVKRGAKPYLEPTIEKDDDGYVKRAGIYTYGETIHMFVERRNYKGLFLPSFVKWESEYNPTEIGLKYVDHCVGNVELGQMNTWARFYEDVLGFRNLITFDDKDISTEYTALMSKVMMNGNGRIKFPINEPAMGKKKSQIEEYLDFYEGAGCQHIAVATDNIIETVTQMRQRGVEFLYVPGTYYDTVPERVGTIKEDLATLKRLGIMADRDDEGYLLQIFTRPVEDRPTLFYEIIQREGATSFGKGNFQALFESIEAEQARRGTL